In Brachybacterium saurashtrense, the genomic stretch GCGTCATCGCGGGGCCCGTGCCCTGTTCACGGGACGGGACGGGGGAGTGAGCACGGGAGACCACGCCTCGCTGAACCTGGCCCGGCACGTCGGCGACGACGAGGCCGCGGTGGAGCGCAACCGCGCCCTGCTCGCGGTGGAGATGGGCGCGCCGCTGGTGTTCGTGGACCAGGTGCACTCCGCGGACGTGCACGTGCTCCCGAGCTCGGGCGAGGTGCCGGTCCTCACGGCCGACGCACTGGTCACCGATCGCCGGGACGTGGCACTGGCGATCATGGTCGCCGACTGCCTGCCGGTGCTGCTCAGCGATCCGGAGGCAGGGGTGGTGGCCGTCGCCCATGCGGGGCGGCAGGGGCTGCTGGGTGGGGTGCTGCAGAACACCGTGCAGGCCATGCAGGGCCGGGGTGCCCGCCCGGAGCGCCTCGAGGTGAGCATCGGCCCATCGATCTGCGGTGCGTGCTACGAGGTGCCCGAGTCGATGCGGGAGGAGACGGCCGCGCAGCTGCCCGCCGCCCGTGCGACCACCTCGTGGGGCACGCCGGCGCTCGATCTGCGCGCCGGGGCCGTGGCCGTTCTCGACGCCGCCGGCGTCCCCCGCGAGGCGATCGCCGCGGAGGCTCCCTGCACCCTCGAGGACGAGCGTTTCTTCTCCTACCGCCGCAGCTCCCGCACCGGACGGTTCGCGGGCGTGCTCCGGCGGGAGTGAGCAGGGCCGCGGCCGGCCGCGGGACCGGTCGGGGCCTGCCCGCACGCCGCCCCGACGCGCCCCGACACGCCCCGACAC encodes the following:
- the pgeF gene encoding peptidoglycan editing factor PgeF, which codes for MSRPLSPAARAPRHRGARALFTGRDGGVSTGDHASLNLARHVGDDEAAVERNRALLAVEMGAPLVFVDQVHSADVHVLPSSGEVPVLTADALVTDRRDVALAIMVADCLPVLLSDPEAGVVAVAHAGRQGLLGGVLQNTVQAMQGRGARPERLEVSIGPSICGACYEVPESMREETAAQLPAARATTSWGTPALDLRAGAVAVLDAAGVPREAIAAEAPCTLEDERFFSYRRSSRTGRFAGVLRRE